In Falco peregrinus isolate bFalPer1 chromosome 9, bFalPer1.pri, whole genome shotgun sequence, the genomic stretch AGGCCAGTATCGGGGCCTCTGTTTAGCAGAAACTTAGCCAGGTGCTAAACTCATTGCAAAGAAATGTACTGAGAGCTATGCAATGTAAATACACACTGTAAATAGAGTTTCTACTCCACTCTGCCCCTGTATTTACTAGCCCAGCTTTCTCACAGCTGCTAAAGACAAAGCTCCACTAGAAGAAATATATTCCTACCATTTAATGAAGTTTATGTTTTATTCCTGCACCACGCTGCTTGGCAGATTCCCTACTCTGACAGAACAGCAACTCTACCTTCCCTTAAAAACcaacagattttgaaaagcagctctAAAATAAGGTGCATTCAGCTGCAGTCGTGGCTGCCTACTGCAGAACTTCTCGGTCCATCCCTGCACCATCAGTTGTCACCATTTATGCTGTGTACCTGACATCTGTGAAGAAGCTAGTTGCTCCTAAATGTTCACCTAAGCACCCATTCCCTTACTGTGATGCTGAGAGGCTGTTCTCTGGACCATGGCATTTATTTCGGTCTGTAGGAAATCTCTGCTAGGAAAGAGACTTCTTGGAGGACTTTTGGAAGGAGTGTTGACAACCTGTATTTTGTTAAGCCGCTAACAGCTATTTGGCTAAAAGGTAGCATCTAAGAACTTTCTGAAATCAATTGGGAGTTTAAAAGGAACAGTGAGAGAAGCTGTACCCTTTTTCCTCCTATAAAATGGGTAAGTTGAAAACAATGGTGTTTCTTTGCTCAAGTGGCCAAATGTCTTGCCCCATGATATTTGGCTTGTGAAAATTTACTTagaaaaaggcagaacaaaacagcagaatATCACGCTATTGAGGCTTCGGAAAACTGCTGAGATGTAAATAATTGGAGCCTAGATGGAGATTCTGGGGAGCATCCCTACAAAGAGCCACTGCCAGGCACTGACAGAAGGAGACAGGTGTCCCTACAAAGTTTCTGAGCAACGactgggctgcagctgagccCAGTCGCTGTCTCTGGATCCACTCTGCTCACCTTGTGAGGATACTGTCACGCATCTGGGAATAACATGAGGGTTGTAGAAACGTAACTGGTTATCTCAACCCAAGGACTTACACAGGCCCTAGCTCCTTCCTTTACCATCCAGACAAAAGAGTGGCCAAGATGGCTCTTTCCTGAAACCTTTGTCTTTTCCAGAAATAAGACATCTGAGAGCtggctttttaatttatttttttttaaagctgtttttcaggaaCAGCATAACAGACTGCAACTAGAAGAGAGAAACCATAAGTCATGGGCTGGAGAACAAAACCTGTTACAGAAGAGAATGTGGACCATGAAGAAAAGGTCTGgctaaaataaataagataTAGTTGGTATAGTAGCATCATTATGACTTTTTCCAGGAAATGATCTAACCAAAACACACCCTCTCCCTGGCACATTGGAAACATAAATTTGCCTGCTTCCTCCTCACTGGGAGAGGCTGAAGTATACAGACAGCTTCCCAAATGTCAGCCCTTATCCTCCTTCATGTTTATCTCAGGGGGCTTGCCTCTGAATTCTGAAATGCTTCAAATCTATCCTTGTTGCTACAGAGAGTTTAGGATAGGAAAGACCCaggaacaaagcagaaacaggaaTTTATGCGTCATCATGTTCCATGACCAGTAAATATCTTTCAATAAGTCATCCAATGAGGCAAAGAGGCAAAGGTTGAACTGCAGTAATCCACTCCAGCCAGCCAATGGTTTTGGCCTTTATGAAGCAGTGAATGCAGAAGATGGTGCTGGGAGAAACAGGGAGAGAAGACCAGCTTaatcagaagcatttttttttcaacaactGGCAGCTCACCATGGCTGTTTCTCACTGGCTCCTCACTGCTAtgctctttctgctgctctttgtaACACATGTTTCAGCACAGCAACAAGGTAAGCTCTTGCAGGAGGTCCGTGACCACAGAAGAATAACCCCCCGGGCGGCAGCAGCTTGCACCATAGTAAGTGGGAGATTTTTACCTTCTTACTCCAAGACAGCTTTGTTCAACAACCTTCTCTCCAAGGGTAACCAGAGGGGTCTCAGGTCTCACTCAACTCTGTCAGAATGTGAATCCCTGGGCAATTTTGTGTCTAATTTGTGTGTTTTTCCAGGGTGTTCTGTGAGTAATAGAAACCCAAGCATTTATGAAAATAACCCTCTTGGCTACGTGGTGACCACTATCCGTGTGGAACCAGGCTTCACTGTAATGATTGATCCTTCTTCCCCCGACCACAGTTTTTTCACTATAAAGGGGTCTGAGCTACAGCTGAGCCGAAGTGTGGACTATGAGGTAAGTCTTTAGCTAGCAGGCTGCCCGAATGAGACAGATAAAGCTAGGATGCAGTAAGTTTCAACCTGGGGTCTTGGACTTTCAGATATTCGTAAGGCATTTCTAAAGGATCTAGGAAATaacattgaaaaataaagctatttcaGCTGGGTTTGAGTTCACTGCTTGTGGAGATCAGCCCTTCCACAAGCAGAGTATTGGGAGGAGGGGGATGCATGGTGTGCTTGCTGTGACCTTCTTTCAATTAACCTGTATGAATTAAAGCAAGGGAAGTTTTAAAGCCAAAAATGTGGCAACTGTAGTGTTCAAAATGATCCCTGTTTGCTTCtagaaaacacagctttgaGCAGTGAGGTGATCTTGTGTGAAGGCAGTATAAAAGGTCAATGTGTTCATTTAGGTTGCTGCTAAATTATTTTACCTTCCTGGAGTGCTCTGTACACAGCCACAAGCATCCTTAAGCTGTCTTTCCCCTAATGTAAAAACCCACATTTACTTGGCTGAAGAACAGCAGACAGAGTTAACACCCTACAGGCAACACTGTACTTGCTGCATGGTACGTTTCTGTTTcattcaatttaaaaagaaatctctatTTGAAGTCACCTGAACTGCAAGAAAATGGCCGAATAGCTCTGCTGACATGTTACAGGAATTACAGGGAGAGAAGCTGGAGTATAGGTCTGCTTTGACTCCATCGTAAACAAGATTCCAGTGCTGATGGAGGGctgtaaaggaaagaaaagaaaagttagaTATGTCTGAAAACAAGATAAAGCCCAGTACCATTTCTGATTCAGCAATGCATGTATTTGTCTCATTTACTTTAGAAAGATTTGGTACATTTTGACTTGTTTCTACAattgctggggttttgttttttgcatACAGAAAGACACCTTGCTGATGGTGGACCTGATTTGTAAGAACACTGCTGGGCAGGTGAGTGCTCTTCCAGTGCTCTCAGCCCTGTTACAATATACTGCGGGGCAGCACGTACTTCCCTCCATTTTTCCTAGTCCACAGACTGGGATGAGATGTCCTTTTCTTTGTGGATGTACACACCCTCTCAACAAACAGAGAGCACCCAAAGCTCTGTGAATGAGGAGGGGGTGGGAACAAATGCACAACCCTCCACACACTGTGGGTGCTGCGaaccccagccccatccagctgTGCTCCTTTCACCATCCCCTCTAGTCATTCTGCAAATCAGGATCAGCTCCTAAcagtctttatttttgtctttgattcTCTCACTTTACTCTTTCTGCAGAGTGATTATTTGCAGATTTTAGTGACCATTCTCAACGTGAACGATAACAGCCCAGTGTTTAAGCAAATGAATCTCACCAAAGTTGTCCCTGAGGTAAACATTTTATGGAAGTGAAGGGGGCACTGGGTCACCCAGTGCTGTGGGACTAAGAAAAGGTTAGCAGGGAGAAGTCTTCAGCCCATTTCACAAAGAGAATAACCAGAGCAACTTTGTTTCAGGATACAAAAGTGAATGCAACCATTGTAGCCCGTGAAGATTTAAGTGCTAGTGATGCTGACCTGGACATCATCTTTTATGAACTTACAACAAAATTGCCGGTGAGcatctttggggaaaaaatggtagCTCTGGAGaagtctttgtttttaattcagaagAGTCCCAGCTTTGAGGGAAGGTATTGCACTGTATTGCATTTAGTTCCCTGACAGCTTCTGGAAGCAGTACAGCTGTTgcaaaaatcaaatgttttttttgttaGCAGAACAGTGCAACCAACATGTCAGATACTGAATTGTTTTACTGCTCACACTTTTATTACACTGTACAGATTAAACTTTCATCTAGGATACTCTGAGCCATATGGTCCAGGGAAGCCTTCTTGGGATGGTCTGTAAACATATCAGGAGATACCTTTGTACCTCACAGAGTTTAGAATTGTGCTGAGTTGGATAGGGAAAGGAGTTATTGTCCTGTTTGCCAACAGTGCCCATGCAGAGGGGAAATAACATGACCTGCCCAAGATCACACAAGAAGTCCTTTGCAAAGCTAAAGACAGACTTCACTTTCCCCGGATTCAAATTTAGTGCCTTTGTTTATTTGCTGTTAAGGGGTTTGCTTGGTAAACATGGGAAATTGACTGTATGCACAGTTAAATGGATGCCAGCCTAGAGTGCAAGGGCCtgatggaaacaaaaccaaaaccaaccaaccaaccaaccaaccaaaaaagtaattaaaagaataacaaaatttatatctacatttaaaaaaaacattgtgGAGTGAGCAGGCAGTGTCTGACATTCTGCTGCTATTACCTCCATAACTCCAGGGGTGTGAAGGGTTGTGAACAGAAACCACGAGTTTTTGAATTTCAGCTCTAGGGTAAGACTTTTCCCTCACATTGGTGTAAATTCAGAGGGATTTAGAAATGCAGAGGAATTCTAGTCAAGACATAAGATTAAAGGAGAACCAAAGCAAGTGTAGAAGGCTATAGAGTAAAATGCAATGTATGTTATTTCAATTTGGCTTTATAGTTGCTTCCAAAGTTCAGCTGTGCTAGGCTAAGGCAAGTGATCTTGACGGTTCTCAGAGGCTAAGCTGTCTTTGATCTGTTTTGTGCATGGATGTGAGATTTCTTGGCTGTCATGGACCCAAAATCAAGTAATGTTGGCAACCTGTTGAATGTAGGAAATAAATGAGGTAAAAGATTTCACCCAATACCTGCTGAGTGGGTAAGCAGGCAAAGCAGGGGATCTTGGAGAATAAAACTCATGGGAACACAAACAAACTTTTCTGACAAGCTAGGCAACTCCTGCGTGCAATACCGAAGATTAAATAGTTCTAGCATTCTCACACTGCACACACCCCACCCATCCAACCCAGGTCCCCAGGATTAAAGATCTTGACTGGGATCACAAACACAGCAATGAGTAGTATTTTGGACAGTTCTGTGACCGAGATTGCTAgcaggtttttccttttccccctgccagggcacagATGGTTATTTTGCCATAAAAGGAGTTAACAACCCAgaaatttatttacaaaaatcaTTGGACTATGAGAAATTTAAATCGACAATGTTGGTTTTGTATGCAAGGGTAAGttcttcaggaggaaaaaacGCCTCATTTGCCCCAGTAAGTATGAATGGGGAATCTCTGGGATGGCAGGAGGGAGGGTGGATACTGAGGGAGGTGAATTTGGAGCAGCCTTCCACCCTCCACAATTACACAGTGATGGACTACTTGCATACAGTTCACCTATGTCAGCAAAATAAGATAATTCACTGCTTTAGCTAATCTCACATAAACTGCTAAGCCTTTGACAGAATACAGTCAAGACAGCTAAAAGACCCTGGCCCACTGGCTTTTGCAGATGTGTTCTTTTGGCAATAAAACTTGCATCTCATGAGTATGCTTTGCCTTTGAGTACAGGACAGGCCTGTGGGCAGCCCTGACACCACCAACACAGCTACCACaacaataaatgtatttattgagCAAGCTGACACCAAACCACCATGGTTCCTACCTTGTACCTTCATTAACACAGAAAAGAGCATTTGCATCAGCAGACCCTATACTGGGCGGATCAATATCTTCGAGATGGCGGTAAGCAGGCATGATCAAGCAGTATCCTTGATGCTATTCTCAAACAGTATCCAGATGCTATTTCCAGTGGGTAGTGCCTAATAATTTCCATGAGCTCACGCTGACCTCCAGTCGTAAATGCAGATGGTTCAGCATGACAGGGAGCTTTCATCATCCTGGAAAGTGGAGGTTCCCCtaccccaggcagcgctgcttATCCTTGTTCCTGCAGCACATcacaggagaggcaggagctggaaaaCCCTTTGCTCTAGGCTATCTTACCTCTGCCCTGTTACAGCCATCTCCCAGCAATAAATGCCATTCTGCCCAGACAAAAGCACCAGAGCCACATTGGGATGGGAGAATGCTGCAAACGCTAATTTGGTGCTGTAGTGTGGCACGTAATGCTTTGCCTTGTTATTGCAGATGGAACCACTCATCCTGGAGCCAGGGCCTATCTATGCTATTGATCCTGACTacactttaaatgaaaaaatcgTGTACAGCATTGTTGGTGGTGAGTAGAAGTCATCACCTTCCACAAACTGGATTGCTCATATGTCCTCTGCATTACCTGCCAAGAGGAGATATGTTTCAGAGCACTTGAGAGTTGAGGGCCTGAGGATTTGCCCTTCTGTTTCTGCCACAGAAACCTAAATAGAACCACAGAATAGAAGAAACAGACTgtgcagagaggaagaaaaagagaattacAGTCCCACAAACCAATCACAATGAAATCTGTTTCAAAAGGACTTTGTTTTTTGGGGAGGAGAGACATGTTTTATCTTAACGATTTTAGGCTTGATTTTGCTAGTCTGGTCACACCACTTTCATTCAGTCTTTGAGCTGAACCTGAAATTCCCACATCATCAGCATATCTTCCGTTCATTGTCAAGAATTATGTTTTTATTCCCCAGCACATTGTCACTATCTAATCTGCCCTGTTTAAGTCTTGATTTCAAAGAGATTACTTGAATACAGTCAACTGATTGCCCTATCATTGACTGGGCCATTTATTTCAATCaaatgatttattctttttgttgtttttttttttttaacaatagtGGGGTTTTGAGTAACTATCAAGACAAAGGTAGATCATATTGGCCAGGTGGAGGGATCACTTATTCATCTCCCTTTATCTATGCCAGATGGCACCACATCTGTGAATGTCCTTCTgataataaatacattaaagaaaCCTAAATTCCACAGGCATTTTGGATCTAGCATGTCCTCCCTACCCTACAGTCAACAGGGAACCCCAGACTGGGGTGTCCTTGTCTAAATACAGCCTGCAGTGTCTCAGAGTGAGGAAGAGAACTGAAaattttccttatattttaatgtatatCCAACATATATGTTCTTAGGATTCAAACACAGATTAGAGATGTAGGAAGCTGATTTCTACCCCTACATTGATACCAGGAGGTTTCTGTGTCTAGGCTCCTTCTGTAGTTAGGAGACAGAAATAAGCATTTCCAGTGCAGAATGTAGCTCATGTTGAGGCCAATGTTCACAGTAAGTTGGACAAATCATGCACcgagatgttttcttttcacaataTTGGTAAAAATATCAGGTACAGATGTCATCTCTTTAGATGCCTAGAACTATTAAAGTCAAATCCCCACTCAACTCTTCTTTGTAGAttgttttcttgcctttaaAATAGGAATAATCCTTCCCTTATGTCTCCTGAAGTGCAGTGTGTGTTCGGTTAGTGTTtgggttcaggttagggttagggaacTGGAGACCTCTAGTCCTAAAATTGCACCAGCGTCTCTAGGCTCTAGGCATTCAGTGGAATTTAAGCTGGCTATATCTGGGCCTAGGCACTGAAAATGCAAACTGTTTCTGCCCTACCTCATCTAGTTGGGTTCACACACATCTTCTCAACTCTTTTTGTCTGTTGAGACCCTCTGAATCCCCGGGGCAGCACTCCCAGCCCTtgaagcagccaggcaggcaagGAAAACTGCATTATGCCCTGGAGCTATTGTCACTAAGATGTGAAAAAATGAATCAATGAGCTCCAGGTCACCTTATGAAGGTATCTGATAACTGAatagtttttccattttctttaggGGATACAGACAAAGTATTCTCAGTGGATGCAAACACAGGGAATCTAACTATGAACAAAGTAGCAACTGCCCCAGACTCATACATACTGCAAGTCATGGTAAGTCTGATGATGTTGCAGACAGCAAGCCAGCATAGCTGGCTTTCTCGGAAGCAGCAGTCTTGATGTGACAGGAGTCAACTACATTAATAATCACTCAGTTACACCCTTCCTTTTGGAAGTGCCTGGTCTTCTAAGACCAGTGTCTTGTATCAACTTCCTTGCAGAAGAGGCATTTTCCCTTATGTGTGGGTTGCAACATCAAAGCTAATTAACTGAATCACTACATCCTGCTGAGTTGAAAGTATGGAGGAACGTAACTGGAAGGCTTTCTTTAGGCACGACTGGAGCTTGTGTTACAGTAGTTAATGTAACTTAACTCTAGAGGCAAGCTCCTCTTTTGGCTACAGCTCATGAGGAAAGGAGAGAGTTAAAAATCACTTCCTGCACATACATACCCAGGAAGATATGGACCTTCAGGCAGTAACTGAACTGACTCAAACTCTCACAAAGATGAGCAGACTCTGCCTGCTGGTGCCGGAATCTCACTGCTTTGTACTGGAGCATGACAATTTTCCAGATGTGGCCCTTATGGAGGGTCATATCTAGACTTTGGGGCTAGACCAAGACTGGTTGGAGGgccaaaagcagaagcaagctAAAACACAAGGACTCCAAACCACAAGGCCACCTGTGACAGGCCTGGCTTAAAGCTCACTGAAAATGATGGAAAGAATCCCATGGGTTGCAATGGGCTTCAGATCAAGCCTGTTCTTTTATGTCTCGTCACTAACAGGAAAAGGCtagcatctctctctctctttctttctctcccaccAGGCCACCCAGGTCAACAACATACAGAAATACTCTGTAGTCAGTGTAGAAATTAAGGTCATCAATAAAAGTTATTATCCACCGTACTTTGCGAGCAGTATCTACCACGGGACAGTATTTGTTGGTCTGGCCCCAAGAAGCTTTGTCTTCCAAGCTGGTGATCCTTCAAGGCCCCTGATGATAACAGCAGCGGATGATGATTTCCCTGAcgtaagaaactgaaaatgcacTGCATTCTTTCTCACTGCTTTAGACTTAAAGCAGAACTCTAGTGTTCTGTATTATAATTCCACATAGACCAAAACCGCTTTTGGTGTGATATAATgtggagaagctgctggactccTCTCTTCCAAAAGGCAGTCCCACACAGATCTATGTAGGTGAGCTGATCTGCTGCAAAACAGCATGCCAAGTAAAGCCAACAGTTAGCAGATACTGTGAACAGGTCCACATCTGAATTAGGGATGGGTAAAATGTTTCCTTGAAGAGTTCAGTGTGGCAGGATCCCAGGTGGAGGTGTCCTCTGTCTGCCAGGTCAGGGAAAGCTATTTGTGGACTGGCCTGGGAAGAGGAGCTTGTCCAAAGACAGTAGACTAGCAAAGACCTGCAGTCCTGGACTAGAAATTGCTAACCTTCTCCCTGTAAGGActcattttgaaagaataattCCTGGACAACGAACGTACTGGTAGAGCGAAAGGGCAAGAACTTTACTGATGAGCCATTCCCATCCCACCctattaaataaagaaaatggtgCTAGTTTTATTGATGCCAAGGCTTCCATAAAAGGACTGGGGACCCAGAAGAGGAATAAAAGCctaaacacaaaggaaaaaattgtgCAGACCTCCATACAAGTATAATTCTCCATGTACATCCTCCTTTGACATTGTATTAAAGGCAGAACTGATCAAATTTACAAGGTCCCTTGCACAGATATGTTTTTCTTGGGCATATACTAAAGATGCCAAGACAAGCTGGGTAagacctggggtttttttgcaggcaACAATTTTAGGATACATTCTTGAACCCTGAGCAACAGGGTGAACACAGTTGAGTTCAGCCTTTCTCACGTCCTCAGTccaaatttatttattgcacTATACACCAGCTCATACTTCAGGTGTATTTGATGAATCTTGCCAGTGGGTAGTTATGAAGATGCATGCAAAGCACAAAGAGTGTGGTTTAATCATTTACTCTTCTGGCTTTTCAGAAATTCAACCCAAACATTGAGTACTACATAAAAAACAGCACCGATTTCATCATAACAAAAGACGGACTCATCCTGACAAACATGATGCTGCAGTCACCGGGAACTGTAACCATTGAGGTAGGGTAACCATTTCTTCATTATCTTGCCACGGTTGTGGAAGGAAGGGATAGTTTCTAGTAGGGAAGCACCAAGGGTGGAATTCCATTAGGTAAGGGATATAATGAAAGGACAGTCCTTGCCCCAACCCTTTGCATCGTAACTGCATTGGAATGGAGGGACATGAAGTGATAGCAAACTTACTTTGTGTGATACAGGCTGTATCTGGTGCTAGCTGTAGAATTGTTTCTCCAGTCCTGTGGAAAATATCCCTGGAGACAAGCACAAAGTCAGCTGGGGAGATTTTAGGAGCCCCCCTCCCACATTCTAATTCTGattaacaaaaaaaggaaggtgaGTAAGTGGGTAGGAGGTTGACGTATAGGTATGGGCAGGGTATGATTGCTGGCATATACCCCAGCCCCAAACTTGGAAATCCTTTGGTAAATCCAGTAGATTTTTTGCTCAGGTCAAAGTAAGTAGTTAATAACTTTAGACTTTCTAAGAAGCTAGATGTTCACTTTGTCCATCTGCCTGCCAGCAACAACTGGCTCTCTAAAACTTGCATAGCACAATGCTGTGCCTGATGGAGCAGTCTGAACCAGCTTGACTATAGCATAGTTTTAGCTACATGGGAGAGACAGGTGCTAAcacatgctgctgcctgccccacacTACCTCATTATCTGTGtacagcactgtgctgcaaaCTTGTACACAAGTGATGCACCTGGTTCTGGCCCACGACAGTGAATCATCagagcttttccttctctctgacCAGATTGTCCAGCTATAATGCAGGCTATTATGAggatgcatacatatatatgcaggGCTATTGTGAGGCTGTGGTGAGGATATGGACAAGATACTTCGCCCACAAAGGGCCCACCACATATCCTGAGAGTAAGCTGGAGACCTAGGAAGTCTCTAAGCTATCTCTTTCCCATGTTCACATAGGCTGTTGGAAAAGATGTGGTGAGCCTGCAGGAGGCGAGCACTGTAATCATGGTAGAGGTCATCCTTGCCACAGGTAGGCTGGGtgtctgttttctgctttgtggaGATGACGGGGGAGTCTTTTCTACTTCTGTGGGCAAACTGGCAATGACAGGTCACACACTGAAGTCTGTGGACTGGGGCTGAGGCCAGCCACATACCTACAGGAGGTTCTGTGGTGGCtataagagaaaacaaacaacatccTTATGATGTGGTCACCACACACCTCAAACAGCCTCCTGAGACTTTAAGTAGTGACATGTGTTGTAGCATCTTTTCTTGTTACTCCAAAGCTAATTCTGTTTTATGGGTCAGAAATAATCCAGGATGTCTCATCATGGCAAAGGAGATGACCTGACACCTCGGTACATCACTGCTCCTTTTCAGctaaaaatagagaaaactgCAATGTTATTTCCCATCTTATGCACAGCAGACAGAGGTTGGCACACTCCCACAAAGCCAGGCATCCTCATGAGCCAAGGCATTTTCTGCTCGTCAGGTCAAGCTCTTATACTCCAAGATTTTAAGGTCTTACCAGGAGAAATGATCCATGAGAAATAAGATAGACATGAGGCTACATAACCCTCCAGCTatcatttggttttgttgacaTAAAAATAGCTTACACTTCCATACTTCATAGAAATGACTTTTAAATAGGTGTTATAAATTAGTTAGATTTGAAGCTTATGAAACATCTTGTGCTTTGGATTAAGATGAGCCAATATCATGCATTTTCACATCAGGATAGGCAGATAATGCCTAGACTCCATTGGTTTCTACATGATGATGTGTGATTGCAGTTCCCAGTTGGTGTCTTCTATTACTTCACCCTCTTATTACCACCGTTGTGGGgatttcagggggaaaaaatcgGGGTCCTGAGTGTAAATTTAGATTCCCTAAAGGTAATGTCGCTTCACAGCTAA encodes the following:
- the CDHR5 gene encoding cadherin-related family member 5 isoform X1, with the translated sequence MQKMVLGETGREDQLNQKHFFFNNWQLTMAVSHWLLTAMLFLLLFVTHVSAQQQGKLLQEVRDHRRITPRAAAACTIVSGRFLPSYSKTALFNNLLSKGNQRGLRSHSTLSECESLGNFVSNLCVFPGCSVSNRNPSIYENNPLGYVVTTIRVEPGFTVMIDPSSPDHSFFTIKGSELQLSRSVDYEKDTLLMVDLICKNTAGQSDYLQILVTILNVNDNSPVFKQMNLTKVVPEDTKVNATIVAREDLSASDADLDIIFYELTTKLPGTDGYFAIKGVNNPEIYLQKSLDYEKFKSTMLVLYARDRPVGSPDTTNTATTTINVFIEQADTKPPWFLPCTFINTEKSICISRPYTGRINIFEMAMEPLILEPGPIYAIDPDYTLNEKIVYSIVGGDTDKVFSVDANTGNLTMNKVATAPDSYILQVMATQVNNIQKYSVVSVEIKVINKSYYPPYFASSIYHGTVFVGLAPRSFVFQAGDPSRPLMITAADDDFPDKFNPNIEYYIKNSTDFIITKDGLILTNMMLQSPGTVTIEAVGKDVVSLQEASTVIMVEVILATVVTSSDKIHTAQDMSLLGGTLAALLLIALVFLGVMIHKRYGKAVTYLVRKKFSKEISGDYQNKSYQQDEHPDVSNKAPALHQHEVSENGRVQLMTHVLEQPALSLPSSNAKKIDSLPKSSLASTTIFDQEEKEEEVEEETQHEKEVKSILKTDRHVADDGYKAVWFKTDVDPDAGERVQVIEDNAADGDDDSDQDLQKNEEEEEEDYDKDDHHRGMGLSFASESSSLPDAEVIVNMSLTDTMTQDDTDG
- the CDHR5 gene encoding cadherin-related family member 5 isoform X3, with product MIDPSSPDHSFFTIKGSELQLSRSVDYEKDTLLMVDLICKNTAGQSDYLQILVTILNVNDNSPVFKQMNLTKVVPEDTKVNATIVAREDLSASDADLDIIFYELTTKLPGTDGYFAIKGVNNPEIYLQKSLDYEKFKSTMLVLYARDRPVGSPDTTNTATTTINVFIEQADTKPPWFLPCTFINTEKSICISRPYTGRINIFEMAMEPLILEPGPIYAIDPDYTLNEKIVYSIVGGDTDKVFSVDANTGNLTMNKVATAPDSYILQVMATQVNNIQKYSVVSVEIKVINKSYYPPYFASSIYHGTVFVGLAPRSFVFQAGDPSRPLMITAADDDFPDKFNPNIEYYIKNSTDFIITKDGLILTNMMLQSPGTVTIEAVGKDVVSLQEASTVIMVEVILATVVTSSDKIHTAQDMSLLGGTLAALLLIALVFLGVMIHKRYGKAVTYLVRKKFSKEISGDYQNKSYQQDEHPDVSNKAPALHQHEVSENGRVQLMTHVLEQPALSLPSSNAKKIDSLPKSSLASTTIFDQEEKEEEVEEETQHEKEVKSILKTDRHVADDGYKAVWFKTDVDPDAGERVQVIEDNAADGDDDSDQDLQKNEEEEEEDYDKDDHHRGMGLSFASESSSLPDAEVIVNMSLTDTMTQDDTDG
- the CDHR5 gene encoding cadherin-related family member 5 isoform X2, whose translation is MQKMVLGETGREDQLNQKHFFFNNWQLTMAVSHWLLTAMLFLLLFVTHVSAQQQGCSVSNRNPSIYENNPLGYVVTTIRVEPGFTVMIDPSSPDHSFFTIKGSELQLSRSVDYEKDTLLMVDLICKNTAGQSDYLQILVTILNVNDNSPVFKQMNLTKVVPEDTKVNATIVAREDLSASDADLDIIFYELTTKLPGTDGYFAIKGVNNPEIYLQKSLDYEKFKSTMLVLYARDRPVGSPDTTNTATTTINVFIEQADTKPPWFLPCTFINTEKSICISRPYTGRINIFEMAMEPLILEPGPIYAIDPDYTLNEKIVYSIVGGDTDKVFSVDANTGNLTMNKVATAPDSYILQVMATQVNNIQKYSVVSVEIKVINKSYYPPYFASSIYHGTVFVGLAPRSFVFQAGDPSRPLMITAADDDFPDKFNPNIEYYIKNSTDFIITKDGLILTNMMLQSPGTVTIEAVGKDVVSLQEASTVIMVEVILATVVTSSDKIHTAQDMSLLGGTLAALLLIALVFLGVMIHKRYGKAVTYLVRKKFSKEISGDYQNKSYQQDEHPDVSNKAPALHQHEVSENGRVQLMTHVLEQPALSLPSSNAKKIDSLPKSSLASTTIFDQEEKEEEVEEETQHEKEVKSILKTDRHVADDGYKAVWFKTDVDPDAGERVQVIEDNAADGDDDSDQDLQKNEEEEEEDYDKDDHHRGMGLSFASESSSLPDAEVIVNMSLTDTMTQDDTDG